In a single window of the Nodularia spumigena CCY9414 genome:
- the recF gene encoding DNA replication/repair protein RecF (All proteins in this family for which functions are known are DNA-binding proteins that assist the filamentation of RecA onto DNA for the initiation of recombination or recombinational repair.) yields the protein MYLKNLHLRQFRNYQDQKVEFTAAKTILVGNNAQGKSNLLEAVELLATLRSHRMGRVADFIQEGQDIAQINAILERENGTSDLALTLRRNGRRSVAINGESVRRQMDFLGVLNAVQFSSLDLDLVRGGPDVRRNWLDTLLIQLEPIYAHLLQQYNQVLRQRNAFLKKALDSADGINRVSTQDSTLAIWDAQLVTTGTKVIRRRDRAIQRLAPIAAAWHSSISGSTEVLQINYLPSVPLAQIPPEEIQQAFLGKIQQRSAAELYRGTTLVGPHRDEVELIINQTPARQYGSQGQQRTLVLALKLAELELIEQVVQEPPLLLLDDVLAELDPFRQNQLLDAIQDRFQTLITTTHLSSFDAQWLNSSQILYVKSGEIVS from the coding sequence ATGTACTTAAAAAACCTACACCTGAGACAATTTCGTAATTACCAAGACCAGAAGGTTGAATTTACTGCTGCGAAAACAATTCTGGTGGGTAATAATGCTCAGGGAAAATCTAATTTGTTGGAGGCGGTGGAGTTGTTGGCGACATTGCGATCGCATCGCATGGGACGCGTTGCGGATTTTATTCAAGAAGGACAGGATATCGCTCAAATTAATGCCATTCTGGAGCGAGAAAATGGTACTAGTGATCTGGCTTTAACTCTCCGCCGCAATGGTCGCCGCAGCGTTGCAATTAATGGCGAATCTGTGCGCCGACAAATGGATTTTTTAGGTGTACTCAATGCTGTGCAGTTTTCTAGCTTGGATTTAGACTTGGTAAGGGGTGGTCCTGATGTCCGTCGTAATTGGCTAGATACACTGTTAATACAACTCGAACCGATTTATGCTCACCTTTTGCAGCAATACAACCAAGTATTACGCCAACGCAACGCTTTTTTAAAGAAAGCTCTAGACTCAGCAGATGGGATAAATCGCGTTTCTACTCAGGACTCAACACTGGCTATCTGGGATGCTCAGTTAGTTACCACTGGTACAAAGGTAATTAGAAGACGCGATCGCGCTATTCAAAGACTAGCTCCCATTGCTGCTGCTTGGCACTCTAGTATTAGTGGTAGTACAGAAGTTCTGCAAATCAATTATCTGCCTAGTGTGCCTTTGGCTCAAATCCCCCCGGAAGAGATCCAGCAAGCTTTTTTAGGGAAAATTCAACAACGTTCTGCGGCGGAACTCTACCGAGGTACTACCCTGGTAGGTCCTCATCGTGACGAAGTAGAATTAATCATTAATCAAACACCAGCTCGTCAATACGGTTCTCAAGGGCAACAACGAACTTTAGTATTAGCCCTCAAATTAGCCGAATTAGAACTCATTGAACAAGTCGTCCAAGAGCCGCCCCTGCTCTTACTAGATGATGTTCTCGCTGAATTAGACCCATTCCGCCAAAATCAATTACTGGATGCCATTCAAGACCGTTTTCAAACCCTAATTACTACTACTCACCTCAGTTCATTCGATGCCCAGTGGCTAAATTCCTCGCAAATTCTTTATGTGAAGTCAGGGGAAATAGTATCGTGA